In one window of Candidatus Cloacimonadota bacterium DNA:
- the rpsB gene encoding 30S ribosomal protein S2, which produces MSVVSMKQLLEAGVHFGHQTFKWNPKMKKYIFIKRNGIHIIDLKQTVDAINEAYQFMKEVASRQEYILFVGTKKQAQSAIRESAEKAGVFYVNQRWYGGMLTNMKTIRQSIEKMKYFEEIVADGTINSYTKLEAQKMKRLHDKIEFSLGGIRDMDALPGAIFVVDTEYEDIAIHEARILGIPIIAMVDTNCDPDKVDYVIPSNDDATRAITLITDIMATAVMEGRGDATEGADDRDATEENEEEPEETEEPKETEVKEEPVAEMAATEA; this is translated from the coding sequence ATGTCCGTTGTATCTATGAAACAACTACTGGAAGCCGGTGTTCACTTCGGACACCAGACTTTCAAATGGAACCCCAAGATGAAAAAATATATCTTCATCAAACGCAATGGGATTCACATTATCGACCTCAAACAGACGGTCGATGCCATCAACGAAGCCTATCAGTTCATGAAAGAAGTGGCTAGCAGACAGGAATATATCCTCTTTGTGGGAACAAAAAAACAAGCACAAAGCGCCATTCGTGAATCCGCTGAAAAGGCTGGAGTTTTTTACGTAAACCAACGCTGGTATGGTGGAATGCTTACAAATATGAAGACTATCCGCCAAAGCATTGAAAAAATGAAGTACTTCGAGGAAATTGTTGCCGATGGTACTATCAATAGCTACACCAAGCTCGAAGCCCAAAAAATGAAACGCTTGCACGACAAAATTGAGTTTTCTTTGGGTGGAATCCGCGATATGGACGCCCTTCCAGGCGCTATCTTTGTTGTGGATACAGAATATGAAGATATCGCTATCCATGAAGCTCGCATCTTGGGAATCCCTATCATCGCTATGGTAGATACTAATTGCGATCCCGATAAAGTGGACTATGTGATCCCCTCTAATGATGATGCCACACGTGCTATCACTCTGATTACTGACATTATGGCAACCGCCGTAATGGAAGGTCGCGGAGACGCCACAGAAGGCGCAGACGATCGGGACGCTACTGAAGAAAACGAAGAAGAACCCGAAGAAACTGAAGAACCCAAAGAAACTGAAGTAAAAGAAGAACCGGTTGCCGAAATGGCAGCCACCGAAGCCTAA
- the tsf gene encoding translation elongation factor Ts, producing the protein MAEITASMVKELRERTGVGMMECRKALVEADGKMDAAIKYLRERGISKAEAKSLRETKEGIIYSYIHFNNKIGVMIELNCESDFVARTDEFKALAEEIAMQIAATNPLALTADAIPAEIIEREKEIAKNKAINDGKKPEFMDKIIEGNIRKYCSEHALMEQGLISDEKKTVKELLTEAIAKTGENIQIARYVRYALGD; encoded by the coding sequence ATGGCCGAGATTACCGCAAGCATGGTAAAAGAACTGCGTGAGAGAACCGGCGTGGGCATGATGGAATGCCGCAAAGCCCTGGTTGAGGCCGATGGCAAAATGGATGCCGCCATCAAATATCTACGTGAGCGTGGAATATCTAAAGCCGAGGCTAAAAGCCTGCGCGAAACCAAAGAAGGCATCATTTACTCATATATCCATTTTAACAACAAAATCGGTGTGATGATAGAACTTAATTGCGAATCCGATTTCGTTGCCCGTACTGATGAATTTAAAGCCCTTGCAGAAGAGATCGCCATGCAGATAGCCGCCACAAATCCCTTGGCGCTTACTGCCGATGCCATCCCTGCTGAAATCATTGAGCGTGAGAAAGAAATTGCCAAAAACAAAGCCATAAACGATGGTAAAAAGCCAGAATTTATGGACAAAATCATTGAAGGCAATATCCGTAAGTATTGCAGTGAGCATGCTTTAATGGAACAAGGCTTGATTAGCGACGAAAAGAAAACTGTGAAAGAACTATTAACCGAAGCAATAGCGAAAACCGGCGAAAACATTCAGATCGCCCGCTACGTTCGCTACGCTTTAGGCGATTGA
- the pyrH gene encoding UMP kinase: MISTFKPEKIDRLMLKLSGEILSGPAGFGFDDSVCDVLTDDLIGIKNEGYGIAIVLGGGNIFRGGTWKNQNLNRVTLDNIGMLATIQNALYLSEILSDKGCNAEVFSSFVLDKIARHYSAPKVMKALGEGKICFVAGGTGNPYFTTDTAAVLRAIELKLDIVLKATKVDGLYSADPMKDPNAKFIHEASYQTCLEKRLGVMDLTAFSLAADNNMPIKIFNINKPGNLKAALQDANIGTYIHP; the protein is encoded by the coding sequence ATGATAAGCACTTTCAAGCCCGAAAAGATTGACCGCCTGATGTTGAAACTTAGCGGCGAGATATTATCTGGTCCCGCTGGATTTGGTTTCGATGACAGCGTATGCGATGTGCTAACGGATGATCTGATTGGCATCAAAAACGAAGGTTATGGGATTGCCATTGTTCTTGGCGGAGGCAACATCTTCCGCGGCGGGACATGGAAGAACCAGAACCTCAACCGCGTTACTCTGGATAACATTGGCATGCTTGCCACTATCCAGAATGCATTGTATCTAAGCGAAATCCTTTCCGACAAAGGTTGTAACGCCGAAGTGTTTTCCAGCTTTGTGTTAGACAAGATTGCTCGCCATTACAGCGCACCAAAGGTGATGAAGGCATTGGGTGAAGGTAAAATCTGTTTTGTGGCAGGTGGCACCGGAAACCCATATTTCACCACCGATACGGCTGCAGTGTTGCGTGCGATAGAGCTTAAGCTGGATATAGTGCTTAAGGCAACAAAAGTGGATGGACTCTACTCTGCAGATCCCATGAAAGATCCCAATGCCAAGTTCATTCACGAAGCAAGCTATCAAACCTGTTTGGAGAAACGCCTTGGAGTGATGGATCTTACCGCATTTTCTCTGGCTGCAGACAACAATATGCCTATCAAGATATTCAATATAAACAAACCCGGAAACCTGAAAGCTGCTCTTCAGGATGCCAATATCGGCACCTATATCCATCCCTAA
- the rplM gene encoding 50S ribosomal protein L13, whose amino-acid sequence MKTLTPSPSDITQAWYVVDATGQPLGRLSTKIATILRGKNKPYFATNLDCGDYVVVINAEKVRVTGLKALQKVYKTFSGYPSGLKEIPYAKILEEHPERIIEHAVKGMMPKNTLGRAMMKKLKVYTGSEHPHAAQQPVELSL is encoded by the coding sequence ATGAAGACCCTCACTCCAAGCCCAAGCGACATCACGCAAGCGTGGTATGTCGTAGACGCTACGGGGCAGCCTCTTGGTCGCTTATCCACTAAGATTGCCACGATATTACGCGGCAAAAACAAGCCTTATTTCGCTACGAATTTGGATTGCGGAGATTACGTTGTTGTAATTAATGCCGAAAAAGTTCGTGTAACAGGGCTTAAAGCCTTACAAAAGGTTTACAAAACATTTAGTGGATATCCCAGTGGGCTCAAAGAGATCCCGTATGCCAAAATATTGGAAGAGCATCCCGAACGTATTATCGAGCATGCCGTAAAAGGAATGATGCCGAAAAATACCCTGGGACGCGCAATGATGAAAAAACTGAAAGTTTACACCGGCAGCGAGCATCCCCATGCCGCACAACAGCCAGTGGAACTTAGCCTGTAA
- the lepB gene encoding signal peptidase I produces MKQRMKIVKNKGESLSKSPTLTPLPTDKKFHKRKPQLQDWVEAILFAFVVAMIIRNYTFQNFMIPSSSMEKTLLTGDFLVANKLKYYFTDPKREDIVTFRYPKIEENTPEHPDYKNQYIEIFHPLYINKSQAFSKFPYTAFHISYYARRNVVKRVIGMPGDTLEIRNKLVYINGKEFTRGYECYGEAYPSPPLSPHIVTERTFKPGMLDAVSMADWYHPYLIDTDSTTVKSRFNRDWFGPIRIPEGKYFVMGDNRDVSEDSRYWGFLDRSDITGSPWLIFWSKGIEYNKLYDTPHIRWKRIFRLAH; encoded by the coding sequence ATGAAACAACGCATGAAAATAGTTAAAAACAAAGGCGAATCTTTAAGTAAATCTCCTACATTAACTCCATTGCCTACGGATAAGAAGTTCCACAAACGCAAACCTCAGTTGCAGGATTGGGTTGAAGCCATCCTCTTTGCCTTCGTGGTGGCAATGATTATTCGCAATTACACCTTCCAAAACTTCATGATTCCTTCCTCTTCGATGGAAAAAACTCTGCTTACTGGAGACTTTCTGGTGGCAAACAAGCTAAAATATTATTTTACAGACCCAAAGCGGGAAGATATCGTCACTTTCAGGTACCCTAAAATTGAGGAAAACACTCCCGAACATCCAGACTATAAAAACCAGTATATAGAAATCTTTCATCCGCTCTACATAAATAAAAGCCAAGCTTTTTCCAAGTTTCCCTATACTGCCTTCCATATTAGTTACTACGCACGCCGAAACGTGGTAAAACGCGTGATCGGTATGCCCGGAGATACACTTGAAATTCGCAATAAGCTAGTTTATATAAATGGCAAAGAATTCACTCGTGGTTATGAATGTTATGGCGAAGCATATCCCAGTCCTCCATTATCTCCCCATATTGTTACCGAACGTACCTTCAAACCGGGTATGTTAGATGCTGTTAGCATGGCAGACTGGTATCATCCATATCTCATTGATACCGATTCTACAACTGTTAAATCTCGCTTCAACCGCGATTGGTTTGGTCCCATCCGCATCCCGGAAGGGAAATATTTTGTGATGGGAGATAACCGTGATGTAAGTGAAGACAGCCGTTATTGGGGATTTTTGGACCGTTCTGATATTACCGGTTCACCCTGGCTGATTTTTTGGTCTAAAGGTATTGAATACAACAAGCTTTACGACACCCCTCACATCAGATGGAAACGAATCTTCCGCTTGGCCCACTAG
- the dprA gene encoding DNA-processing protein DprA gives MISDQFLNWLCLKTCPELGNKQSIKLLETYPDPNDFVGNNEHAIYVSGLISEKAAFHLSQRILPPNTPQILKLMEQYKIEWLNINEYPAQLRNIFAPPIILYYRGDVAHLKAERTLAVVGTRKPGAYGKEMCKKLLAPLCRQKVNIISGLALGIDTIAHKTALKEGSTSIAVLACGLENIYPSQNTELAKSITEHGVLISEYEPGTKPDKWNFPARNRIISALADLVFIVEAPINSGAMLTAKNALQQNRDLCALPGNINSINSEGPNYLIKNGAALVSNSEDLQFLLGLSPEHAKQMEVSIILNADEQKLYDLLVNSHQSLSFDEILLQSGFSIGRLSTMLTNLELKGIIAKEEGGIFFVV, from the coding sequence GTGATAAGTGATCAATTCCTGAATTGGCTCTGCCTAAAAACCTGTCCCGAATTGGGCAATAAACAGAGTATCAAGCTATTAGAAACATATCCCGATCCCAATGATTTCGTTGGCAACAATGAACACGCCATTTATGTGTCCGGATTGATCTCAGAAAAGGCGGCATTTCATCTTTCGCAGCGGATTCTGCCTCCCAATACACCGCAAATCTTGAAACTGATGGAACAATACAAGATAGAATGGCTCAATATAAACGAATATCCAGCTCAGTTAAGAAATATCTTCGCTCCGCCCATAATCCTTTATTATCGGGGCGATGTTGCACATCTCAAGGCAGAGCGAACCCTTGCCGTAGTTGGAACCCGTAAACCCGGAGCTTATGGCAAGGAAATGTGCAAAAAACTACTTGCACCGCTTTGCCGGCAAAAGGTCAACATCATTAGCGGATTGGCTTTGGGAATAGATACCATTGCGCATAAAACTGCTCTCAAAGAGGGTAGCACCTCTATTGCCGTGCTTGCATGCGGCTTGGAAAACATCTACCCTTCGCAAAATACGGAATTGGCAAAATCCATCACCGAACACGGCGTGCTGATTAGCGAATACGAACCAGGCACCAAACCAGATAAATGGAACTTTCCCGCCCGAAACCGCATTATCAGTGCGCTTGCCGATCTGGTATTCATTGTAGAAGCCCCTATCAACAGCGGTGCTATGCTAACTGCAAAAAACGCTTTACAACAAAATCGCGATCTTTGTGCCCTGCCCGGTAATATCAACAGCATCAATTCGGAGGGGCCAAACTATCTTATTAAGAATGGAGCTGCGTTAGTATCGAACAGCGAAGATCTGCAATTCCTGCTGGGACTCAGTCCCGAGCATGCCAAACAGATGGAAGTGAGCATTATTCTTAACGCAGATGAACAGAAGCTTTACGATTTGCTGGTTAACAGTCACCAAAGCCTAAGTTTCGACGAAATACTACTGCAATCTGGATTTTCCATCGGGAGGCTTTCTACAATGCTTACAAACTTGGAGTTAAAGGGAATTATTGCCAAAGAAGAAGGTGGCATATTCTTTGTTGTGTAA
- the rpsI gene encoding 30S ribosomal protein S9 — protein MQNFDAVGRRKDATARVRLTPGTGKRIINKVHMKKYLQRETLEMVVEQPLQTVGLSENFDVYVNVSGGGLSGQAGAIRHGITRALCEYDEKLKPVLKARGFLTRDPRMVERKKSGRPKARKRFQFSKR, from the coding sequence ATGCAAAACTTTGATGCCGTAGGAAGAAGAAAAGATGCAACCGCACGGGTTCGTTTGACACCAGGAACCGGTAAACGCATCATCAACAAAGTGCACATGAAAAAATACCTGCAACGCGAAACCTTGGAAATGGTGGTGGAACAACCCCTGCAGACCGTCGGTCTTTCCGAGAATTTCGATGTGTATGTAAATGTATCCGGCGGAGGTCTCAGCGGTCAAGCTGGCGCAATCCGTCATGGTATTACACGCGCACTTTGTGAATACGATGAAAAGTTAAAACCCGTCTTGAAAGCCCGTGGATTTCTCACCCGCGATCCCCGCATGGTGGAACGTAAGAAATCCGGACGTCCGAAAGCTAGAAAGAGATTCCAATTCTCCAAGCGTTAA
- a CDS encoding MFS transporter has translation MKPKSNSLIVRTYKSSIREGLFAQIYGNLAQIGSSFITKLMVLMGANPLQYSLLSALGQFSSLWQPLGVAFSHHITQRKWICIWITAIGRMLTLFLGCALLFPSRQQGIWFMLGLLFFSAGFQATGANIWIAWISDLIPLRIRGRFFSTRNQILMIVGLIFSYVLSYHVDLYENTSKALSYKRMLGAEHFFIPQNQALFLAFIYIFASIIGLIGLWFLAQQPERKRLQKQGKNLREVFREPFSNKNFRLLLIFGSWWMLATGVGSPFWGPFMLKNLQMGLFEVQMYNTLHMGASLLSFGFWGKFIDRFGNKTAMKICVFLGGLNPIFWLFMSPQNYNILWFEGISSGFMWAGTGIVTTNFVLSIAPKRNEQVFSGIYAAVTGLFMMSSTLASGIFYPNSLNLGFRVLAPEQVVFGIGAIMRWMAIVPLILVREYRSVPLRKALAFTFSRIIGWRFRAGKRY, from the coding sequence ATGAAACCAAAAAGCAACAGTCTGATCGTTAGAACCTATAAAAGCTCCATCCGGGAAGGGTTATTTGCTCAGATTTATGGCAACCTCGCCCAAATCGGCAGCTCATTCATTACCAAATTGATGGTACTGATGGGTGCAAATCCTCTCCAATACAGTCTCCTTTCTGCTTTAGGACAATTCTCTTCGCTCTGGCAACCATTAGGAGTAGCCTTTTCGCATCACATTACCCAAAGAAAGTGGATATGCATCTGGATTACAGCAATTGGGAGAATGCTCACTTTATTTTTGGGTTGTGCTTTGCTTTTTCCTTCACGGCAGCAAGGCATCTGGTTTATGTTGGGTTTGTTATTTTTTAGCGCCGGTTTTCAAGCCACAGGCGCCAATATCTGGATTGCTTGGATTAGCGATCTGATTCCATTACGAATTCGGGGACGATTCTTTTCCACTCGCAATCAAATTCTCATGATTGTAGGCTTAATTTTTAGCTATGTTCTCAGCTATCATGTGGATCTCTACGAAAATACCAGTAAAGCATTGAGTTATAAGCGGATGTTGGGAGCCGAGCACTTCTTCATTCCTCAAAATCAAGCCTTATTTTTGGCTTTTATATATATTTTTGCTTCTATAATTGGACTTATTGGTTTGTGGTTTCTGGCGCAGCAACCGGAGCGCAAACGACTTCAGAAACAGGGGAAGAACTTACGGGAAGTATTCCGTGAGCCCTTTAGCAATAAGAACTTTCGTCTGCTTCTAATCTTTGGCAGTTGGTGGATGCTGGCAACCGGCGTTGGTAGTCCTTTTTGGGGTCCTTTTATGCTAAAAAACCTGCAGATGGGCTTGTTTGAGGTGCAGATGTACAATACTCTTCACATGGGAGCCTCTCTGCTTTCCTTCGGGTTTTGGGGAAAGTTTATCGATCGTTTTGGCAATAAAACGGCTATGAAGATTTGCGTTTTTTTGGGAGGCTTAAATCCCATATTCTGGTTGTTCATGAGCCCTCAAAACTATAATATTCTATGGTTTGAAGGTATCTCAAGCGGTTTTATGTGGGCTGGAACGGGAATTGTTACCACAAACTTCGTATTATCCATAGCCCCCAAACGAAACGAACAAGTATTCAGCGGCATCTATGCGGCAGTAACCGGACTTTTTATGATGAGTTCAACCTTAGCCAGCGGTATTTTCTATCCCAATTCCCTAAACTTGGGCTTTCGAGTATTAGCTCCGGAGCAAGTAGTATTTGGAATTGGAGCGATTATGCGTTGGATGGCGATTGTTCCCCTGATACTGGTTCGAGAATATCGCAGTGTACCTCTGCGTAAAGCGTTGGCTTTTACTTTCAGCAGAATTATCGGCTGGCGATTCAGGGCGGGGAAAAGATACTAA
- the hemW gene encoding radical SAM family heme chaperone HemW, which translates to METNLPLGPLGLYIHIPWCITRCGYCVFYSLNYRRQDFDAYFELLLKEKQQYLNTNFRPLCSIYLGGGTPSLLSYQQILRLLDGIPVLPNAEITLEINPIQITQNFVHNLAQTPINRLSLGVQSMHDDDLAYLDRRHKANDILQKMQLLRDAGFNNISVDFIYGLPHNNLEKTIDSLSLLLNLFPNHISCYLLEIDPKSRLAPDIQQIPDDETLADIYHSLRLLLAKHGYMQYEISNFARLGYQSRHNMLYWNSDEYLAWGASAAGFYRGLRYQNPSDLHQYETLINSHKLYGITDKGASIESDYIMMRLRMVKGLDFKEFTRRFHKDFSAMRQDQIHKWKNAGFITVDTNGLRLNDKGYFISNAIIADLL; encoded by the coding sequence ATGGAAACGAATCTTCCGCTTGGCCCACTAGGGTTATATATCCATATTCCGTGGTGTATTACACGCTGCGGTTATTGCGTTTTTTATAGCCTCAATTATCGCCGTCAAGATTTTGATGCCTATTTTGAGCTTTTACTAAAAGAAAAACAGCAGTATCTAAACACAAATTTCAGGCCTCTTTGCTCAATCTACTTAGGCGGCGGCACCCCTTCTCTGCTTTCGTATCAGCAAATATTACGCCTTTTGGATGGCATCCCTGTTTTACCAAATGCAGAAATTACCTTAGAAATAAACCCCATCCAGATCACTCAAAACTTTGTCCACAACCTTGCACAAACCCCTATTAACCGCCTCTCACTTGGCGTACAATCGATGCACGATGACGATCTGGCTTATCTGGATAGGCGCCACAAAGCAAATGATATACTCCAAAAAATGCAGCTGCTCCGCGATGCAGGCTTTAACAACATCTCGGTAGATTTCATTTACGGCTTACCCCACAATAACCTCGAAAAGACCATTGATAGCCTTTCTTTGCTTTTAAACCTCTTTCCAAATCACATATCCTGCTACCTTCTGGAAATAGATCCCAAAAGCCGTCTCGCCCCAGATATCCAGCAGATTCCGGATGATGAGACTTTGGCAGATATTTATCACAGCCTTCGCCTGCTGCTTGCTAAACACGGTTATATGCAGTATGAGATTTCAAATTTTGCTCGCCTTGGCTATCAATCCCGCCACAATATGCTGTATTGGAATTCAGACGAATATCTTGCTTGGGGTGCCTCCGCCGCTGGATTTTATCGGGGATTACGCTATCAAAACCCATCAGATTTACATCAATATGAAACTCTTATCAACTCGCACAAACTGTATGGCATAACCGATAAAGGTGCTTCTATAGAATCAGATTACATCATGATGCGCTTACGTATGGTTAAAGGTCTAGATTTTAAAGAGTTCACTCGCCGCTTTCACAAAGATTTTAGCGCTATGCGACAAGATCAAATCCACAAATGGAAAAATGCCGGATTTATCACCGTAGATACCAATGGGCTCCGGCTAAACGACAAGGGATATTTTATTTCTAATGCCATTATTGCGGATTTATTATGA
- a CDS encoding PorT family protein: MKKYLIFCAALLMVVNISFAQTTYGFKAGMNLSNYSGHDMDGKVKIGFHGGMLMHYYILPSIILQPELLYSQRGFKKTETIGNLSTEYKHTLHYAELPVYFKMNLGEEGLRFQPYLGPEFRYLMQANRTVSENDPEKIDNVNSFDFGLGMGIDVEINRNMLYGARFSMGLADVFEKPSIGSQPDAKNYSFLISMGFIY; the protein is encoded by the coding sequence GTGAAAAAGTATCTAATTTTTTGCGCAGCCTTGTTGATGGTCGTCAACATATCCTTCGCTCAGACCACATATGGTTTTAAGGCAGGCATGAATTTATCTAATTATAGTGGACACGATATGGATGGTAAGGTGAAGATCGGCTTTCATGGCGGTATGTTAATGCATTATTATATACTGCCATCAATTATCCTGCAGCCGGAATTGCTCTACTCTCAGCGAGGGTTTAAGAAAACAGAAACGATCGGGAATTTGAGCACAGAATATAAACATACTCTGCATTACGCCGAATTACCGGTCTATTTTAAAATGAACTTAGGTGAGGAAGGATTGAGATTTCAACCATATCTAGGGCCGGAGTTTCGCTATCTTATGCAAGCCAATCGGACAGTTTCGGAGAATGATCCGGAAAAAATCGACAATGTAAATTCCTTCGATTTTGGTTTAGGCATGGGAATAGACGTGGAAATAAACAGAAACATGTTGTATGGAGCTCGCTTCAGCATGGGCCTTGCCGATGTATTTGAAAAGCCTTCCATAGGCTCTCAACCCGATGCAAAAAACTATTCGTTTCTAATAAGCATGGGCTTTATTTACTAA
- the frr gene encoding ribosome recycling factor → MQELKNNTADKMQKSFDSLLHQYSKVRTGRASASILDDVRINYYGQPTPVKQLCNISIPEPRTIVVQPWDKTTLADIEKAILGANIGITPENDGNVIRLPFQPLTEDKRKEIVKNLKKLAEDTRVAIRNIRRDANDQAKKMKKDSEISEDDEKKLLKDVQDITDDWVKKIDEVEKNKEKEIMEV, encoded by the coding sequence ATGCAAGAACTGAAGAATAACACAGCGGATAAAATGCAAAAATCGTTCGATTCGCTGTTGCACCAATACTCCAAAGTGCGCACCGGAAGAGCCAGCGCATCCATCTTAGACGATGTCCGCATAAACTATTACGGACAACCCACACCCGTAAAACAGCTTTGCAACATATCCATTCCCGAGCCTCGAACCATTGTAGTTCAACCTTGGGACAAAACAACTTTGGCAGATATCGAAAAAGCTATTCTGGGTGCTAATATTGGCATCACGCCAGAAAACGATGGAAATGTGATTCGTTTACCCTTCCAACCCCTTACTGAAGATAAGCGCAAAGAGATTGTAAAAAACCTAAAAAAACTGGCTGAAGACACTCGTGTAGCCATTCGCAATATTCGTCGCGATGCAAACGATCAGGCCAAAAAGATGAAGAAAGACAGCGAAATAAGCGAAGATGACGAAAAGAAACTCCTCAAAGATGTACAAGATATTACCGATGATTGGGTAAAAAAGATTGATGAGGTAGAGAAAAACAAAGAGAAAGAAATAATGGAAGTGTAA